The genome window CCGCTCCATAGCTCAGCGGCCTCAGATTGTAGGGGGTGGCGATGGTGCTGTCGATGATCGTGCCCACTCCATGGGCGCGGGCCAGGGAGACCACGCGCTCCAGGTCCAGCACCCGTAGGAACGGATTGGTGGGGGTTTCGGAGAAGATGTACCGGGTCTCCGGCCGGATGGCCTCCTCGATCGCCTGGTAGTCTCCCGAGGGGACCACGGTCACCTGCACCCCCCAACGTCGGAGATACAGGCGACAAAACGCTCGCGTGCGCCGATAGGCATCCGCCGTGACGATCAGATGATCCCCCGGTCGCAACAGGATCAGCAACGCCGTGGTGATGGCTGCCATGCCGGAGGAGACGAGGATCGCGTCCTCCCCCTCCTCCAGAGCGGCCAGCTTGGCCTCTGCGGCGCGCACGGTGGGATTGCCATATCGGCCATACTCCTGCCCCTGAGGCTTGTCCCAGAACATGCGCTCTTCCATGAATCGTTCCAACGCCTCGGAATCAGGGAAGGTGTAGGCCGACGTCTGAACGATCGGAGTCGTCACGCTGCTGTAGGGATTCCCGCGTGGCTCGCCAGCCTGCACGGCCCGCGTGCCAAAGCGCTCTCCAGTGCCGTCCTTCTCTTCCCAAGACATGAGTCCTCTCCATCCATGATCGGCTGACCGGTTATCGGACGCTTTCGCTCAACGCCCCCCACCCGGGGCTTCACCTCCCAGATCGGCGGCTTAAGCGTGTGCCTGAAAATTTACCAGCGAGGTGTCTGAGGGTCTCCCTCAACGATCAGCTCCACAGGGGGAGGTGTGGAGGCCCCCCCTCCACGGAAAACCCGCTTTTCCGGCCTGCACCTGCCTTTCTCGGCCCTTCCCGAAGGCCCCAGGCCGAGGCCGGGCAGGTCGAAGGCAGAAGAAGGACTTTTTCCGGAGGGGGCCCCACAGCAGAAGCAACGGCAATTCTCAGACACGCTCTCAGCGCGCCCAAAGGATACCCTCTCGGCCTCCTCTCCGATTCGGAAGGCCCCAACCCGACCCGGGATGACAGACAAAGGGCACCGGAGCCAGCGTCCTCCTCCGGACCCTGACCTAGGCTCCGATGCCCTTTCGCCATCCCGTTACATCATCTTGTCGGCTAGGATGATCGCCTCTGCCACCTCGCTGAGCTTTTTATTCAGATCCTGGCTACGACGCTGCATGCGCCGAAACGCCTCCTCCTCCGTCAGGTTCAAACGGCGCATCAGGATCCCTTTGGCCCGCTCGACCAGTTTGCGCGCCTCCAGCGCCTCGCGCAGGCTCTCCACCTCCTGGCGCAGCGCCTGGAACTGACGGAAACGCGTCATGGCCAGCGTGATCGCCGGCAGCAGGTCATCCTCCGACACCGGCTTCATGAGATAGGCGGAGATGTTCGTCTCGGCCGCACGCTGGGCCAGCTCCGCCTCGCTATAAGCGGTGAGCAGGATGATGGGAATGGGCCTCTCCCGCGTGATGACCTCCGCCGCCTCAATCCCATCCATCACCGGCATCTTGATGTCCATGATGACCAAGTCCGGCTGTAGACGGCGCGCCAGCTCCACCGCCTCGCGGCCGTTGGCCGCCTCCCCGACGACCTGATAGCCCAGGTTCTGCAATTGCACTCGCAGACTGAGCACGCGAATGCTCTCGTCGTCGGCGATCAGTATGCGCAATGGCTCAACCGCGTGTCCGTCTTCACCCATCATTTGTAGAACACCAACTGCACCTCTGTTCCACGTCCATTCGCGCTTCCAAAACGCAACATGCCGTTCAGGTCCTTCTCCACCAGCGTGTGGGCGATCTGCAACCCCAGCCCCTTGCTGTGCTGCACATCAAAGCCGGGCGACAGCCCATGGCCATCGTCTCGGATGGTCACACGCACCTCGTTCCCGTCCTGCGCCAGCTCCACCAAGAGAGCGCCCCGGTCCAACCCCACGAACGCGTGCTCCAGGGCGTTGCTGATCAGCTCGTTCATGACCAACGCCAGCGCCGTGGCCTGCTTCGAGGGCAGATAGATGCTGGGGCCGCGCACCTCGGCGGTAATGCGCTGTCCGGGATGTACCAGGTGCTGGATGGAGATCTCGCACACCTGGCGCGCCAGCTCGGTGATATCCGTCAGCCGCAGCTGCTCCAGGGAAAGGAGCTGGTGCACCGCGGCGATGGATTTGATGCGAGTGATGCTATCACGCAGGCTCTGCCGGGCGTCAGGGCTGGCGCTCTGCGACATCTCCAGGGAAAGCAAATCCGCCACCGTCTGCAGGTTGTTCTTGATGCGATGATGCATCTCCTGGATGAGCGTCGAAAGGGCGGCGGCACGACGCGCCTCCTCCCGCAGCCGCATGTTCTCCAGGGCCACCCCCATCTGCCTGCCCAGGGAGCTCAACATGGTGAAATCGTCAGGCCGCAGCGCGCCCGGCTTCACCGCCCCCAGGTGCATCACCCCGATCAACTGGTCCGTCCCCCGCAACGGCACGGAGGCACAGGACTGGAATCCCAGCATCTGGCAGTTCGAGCGGCTCACCCGGGGGTCATCCTGCAGGTTGTCCACGACCATCGTCTCATCCCGGACGACGGCCAGGCCACACAGGCACTCCCCCGGCTTGACGACGCGCTCCAACACCGGACGTTCGGCCACCATGCCATGCGAGACCCGCAGGACCATCTCCTCCTTATCCGCGTCCCACAGGTACACCCGGCCCCCGTCCAGGTCCAGCACCTCCAGCAATCGGTCCAGCGCCCGCTTCAGGGCCTCATCGACGTCGAACGCCTGATTGATGGCCGCCGAGACGGCGTACAGCGCCATCAGCTCGCGGTTGCGCCGCTGAAGCTGACGTTGCATGGCACGGCGCCGGCTGATATCCCGCATCACGGCGGAGCTGCCGATCACCCGGCCGTCGGTGTCCCGAACCAGCGTATACGTCAAGTCGACGTGGATATGCCGGCCATCCTTCGCCACCCGCACCGTCTCATAATTGCGGATGTACCCCTCCTGATCGACGGCCGATCGGACCTGATCCCACTCCTCCGCGGCCTCGTCCGTGGGGGGAAGGAGGATGGTGAACGGCTG of Chloroflexota bacterium contains these proteins:
- a CDS encoding aminotransferase class I/II-fold pyridoxal phosphate-dependent enzyme, which codes for MSWEEKDGTGERFGTRAVQAGEPRGNPYSSVTTPIVQTSAYTFPDSEALERFMEERMFWDKPQGQEYGRYGNPTVRAAEAKLAALEEGEDAILVSSGMAAITTALLILLRPGDHLIVTADAYRRTRAFCRLYLRRWGVQVTVVPSGDYQAIEEAIRPETRYIFSETPTNPFLRVLDLERVVSLARAHGVGTIIDSTIATPYNLRPLSYGADLVIHSVTKYLAGHNDLLAGVVIGRDGLTVPLREAQAMFGAVVDPTVAYLILRGLKTLELRIERQNTSAMAIARFLEEHPRVRRVWYPGLESHPDHPIAARQMRGFSGLISFEIDGSAEDARRFVDALRIPRIAPSFGGVESLVEQPALMSYYEMAPEDREALGITDQLVRLSVGVEALDDLLADLEQALSRIG
- a CDS encoding response regulator — its product is MGEDGHAVEPLRILIADDESIRVLSLRVQLQNLGYQVVGEAANGREAVELARRLQPDLVIMDIKMPVMDGIEAAEVITRERPIPIILLTAYSEAELAQRAAETNISAYLMKPVSEDDLLPAITLAMTRFRQFQALRQEVESLREALEARKLVERAKGILMRRLNLTEEEAFRRMQRRSQDLNKKLSEVAEAIILADKMM
- a CDS encoding MEKHLA domain-containing protein; this encodes MARLRRLQWIGPITLGLLVIAYQFISRALGGRPTSLAWFLAETLAFGVVGPAIAWWLLRRLRRDLDLRTQAERRLSELYERVHFLATVANDSADAIVGLDAQDIIRSWNRGAQAIFGYTPEEVLGQPFTILLPPTDEAAEEWDQVRSAVDQEGYIRNYETVRVAKDGRHIHVDLTYTLVRDTDGRVIGSSAVMRDISRRRAMQRQLQRRNRELMALYAVSAAINQAFDVDEALKRALDRLLEVLDLDGGRVYLWDADKEEMVLRVSHGMVAERPVLERVVKPGECLCGLAVVRDETMVVDNLQDDPRVSRSNCQMLGFQSCASVPLRGTDQLIGVMHLGAVKPGALRPDDFTMLSSLGRQMGVALENMRLREEARRAAALSTLIQEMHHRIKNNLQTVADLLSLEMSQSASPDARQSLRDSITRIKSIAAVHQLLSLEQLRLTDITELARQVCEISIQHLVHPGQRITAEVRGPSIYLPSKQATALALVMNELISNALEHAFVGLDRGALLVELAQDGNEVRVTIRDDGHGLSPGFDVQHSKGLGLQIAHTLVEKDLNGMLRFGSANGRGTEVQLVFYK